The following are encoded together in the Amyelois transitella isolate CPQ chromosome 6, ilAmyTran1.1, whole genome shotgun sequence genome:
- the LOC106131290 gene encoding proton-coupled amino acid transporter-like protein pathetic isoform X3, translating into MTSSEKKEVEANEYNPFEHRQVEKPNSDIRTLANLVKASLGSGLLAIPLAFSNSGWGLGLIGTAVIALVCTHSAHIFVEISQACCRAERKPILSYSETCEAAFSNGPKSARRIAGAARIFAEFALLCTYLGVACIFTVLIADSVKQLLDTYAPAYIMRVEYYCLILLIPLCVLVQIRHLKFLAPLSLVANILLIITFAICLYYIFKDGFTVADKKVVGNPARFPAFLSTVIFAMEGIGVVMPIANQMKNPQRFLGCPGVLSIAMTLVAVLYGSLGVLGYFKYGDVLRGSITLNLPIDDWPAICAKCFIAVSIFLTYPLHYFVVIDLLTKYLQPRVKENYRSIFQVVLRALIVCFCAGVGVALPFLEQIINIVGSLFYSLLGLIIPAIIHSVFHYQNLGKWNWILWKNSLIVIFGSICLVSGCAVTIFDIIDKLNAKTE; encoded by the exons ATGACGTCGTCGGAAAAGAAGGAAGTGGAGGCTAACGAATATAACCCTTTTGAGCATCGACAAGTCGAGAAGCCGAATTC CGATATCAGAACACTAGCTAATCTTGTAAAGGCATCTCTTGGTTCTGGCTTGCTTGCTATCCCTCTTGCATTCTCCAACTCTGGATGGGGCCTCGGTCTGATCGGCACGGCTGTCATAGCTTTAGTTTGTACACATAGTGcacatattttt gTGGAAATATCTCAGGCATGTTGCCGTGCAGAAAGAAAGCCTATTCTGAGTTATTCAGAAACGTGCGAAGCTGCGTTTTCAAATGGTCCAAAATCCGCCAGGCGAATCGCAGGCGCTGCCAG AATATTTGCAGAATTCGCATTACTCTGCACATACCTGGGCGTTGCTTGCATTTTCACAGTACTTATAGCAGATTCAGTCAAACAG CTCCTGGACACATATGCGCCTGCATATATAATGCGCGTGGAGTACTATTGCCTCATATTGTTGATACCTCTTTGCGTGCTTGTTCAGATCAGGCACTTGAAGTTCCTAGCTCCCTTGTCGTTGGTCGCcaacatattattaattatcacTTTCGCGATTTGTCTTTATTATATCTTCAAAGATGGGTTTACGGTAGCAGATAAGAAAGTAGTTGGCAACCCGGCGAGGTTTCCAGCATTTTTATC GACCGTCATCTTTGCAATGGAAGGTATAGGAGTGGTGATGCCCATAGCTAACCAGATGAAGAACCCTCAACGGTTCCTGGGCTGTCCTGGCGTCTTATCCATCGCAATGACCCTGGTTGCTGTTCTCTATGGTTCTCTGGGCGTACTcggatattttaaatatggcGACGTGCTTCGGGGATCTATCACTCTAAATCTGCCTATAGATGATtg GCCAGCTATTTGCGCCAAATGCTTCATAGCTGTGTCAATATTCTTAACCTACCCACTCCACTACTTCGTCGTCATAGATCTCCTTACAAAATATCTTCAGCCGAGGGTTAAAGAAAACTACAGGTCCATCTTCCAAGTCGTGCTGAGAGCACTCATAGTCTGTTTTTGTG ctGGTGTTGGAGTCGCCTTACCTTTCTTGGAACAAATCATCAACATTGTAGGGTCCCTTTTCTATTCATTACTTGGTCTTATCATTCCTGCCATTATCCATAGCGTATTCCATTACCAAAACCTTGGCAAATGGAACTGGATCTTGTGGAAAAATAGTCTAATCGTTATATTTGGATCAATTTGTTTAGTATCTGGATGTGCAGTTACAATTTTCGATATAATCGACAAATTAAATGCTAAAACTGAATAA
- the LOC106131290 gene encoding proton-coupled amino acid transporter-like protein pathetic isoform X2 gives MTSSEKKEVEANEYNPFEHRQVEKPNSDVRAAANIIKSSLGSGLLAGPLAFSNSGWGVGIVGTIIIGFICGHCIHILVKTSRGCCKVEKKPSMGYAETAKSVFMNGPKCVRPFATAASIFSEFALISTYVGVCCIYTVLISDSVKQLVDRYVPSVVWPVEYYCLIFLVPLCLLCQIKYLKFLAIFSIVANVLLMATYLICLYYVFGNDINFADKKIAGDPARYPAFVSTVIFAMEGIGVVMPVENAMKKPQHLLGFPSVLFVSMSIIVFMYSTLGLFGYFQYGDVLRGSITLNLPIDDWPAVCAKIFIASSIFFTYPLQFFIVMDIFTKYTDPHINQKYKMTTQVVARTVGVCCCVGIGVALPLLEQIINLVGAVFYAILGFIIPAVLETVFRWNDLGKYNWVLWKNILLLIFGIGTLLSGCTVTIMDIVKILHSKRE, from the exons ATGACGTCGTCGGAAAAGAAGGAAGTGGAGGCTAACGAATATAACCCTTTTGAGCATCGACAAGTCGAGAAGCCGAATTC AGACGTGAGAGCAGCTGcaaatataatcaaatctTCTCTCGGGTCAGGCCTACTAGCTGGTCCTTTAGCCTTTTCAAACTCAGGATGGGGTGTTGGTATCGTAGGAACTATTATCATAGGATTCATTTGCGGCCACTGTATTCATATATTA GTGAAAACATCCCGCGGATGTTGTAAAGTGGAAAAAAAGCCTTCAATGGGATACGCTGAGACAGCCAAATCTGTTTTCATGAATGGACCGAAATGTGTGAGACCTTTTGCAACTGCTGCTag tATATTTTCCGAGTTTGCTCTAATATCAACTTACGTTGGCGTGTGTTGTATTTACACTGTACTTATATCGGATTCAGTGAAACAG ttGGTAGACCGGTATGTGCCTTCAGTGGTTTGGCCTGTGGAATATtactgtttaatatttttagtgccACTATGTTTACTTTGccaaatcaaatatttgaaattcttGGCAATTTTTTCAATAGTTGCGAATGTCCTCCTAATGGCTACGTACCTAATTTGCCTGTATTATGTGTTTGGGAATGACATAAATTTCGCTGATAAGAAAATAGCTGGGGATCCGGCTAGATACCCCGCGTTTGTCTC CACTGTCATCTTTGCAATGGAAGGCATTGGTGTAGTGATGCCGGTAGAGAATGCCATGAAGAAACCACAGCACCTGTTAGGGTTCCCCAGCGTTCTCTTTGTTTCTATGTCCATTATCGTATTCATGTACAGCACCCTGGGTTTGTTTGGATACTTCCAATATGGAGATGTATTGAGAGGTTCTATCACTTTGAACTTGCCTATAGATGATTG GCCAGCAGTGTGTGCAAAAATTTTCATAGCTTCGTCCATTTTCTTCACGTATCCTCTGCAATTCTTCATCGTTATGGATATCTTCACCAAGTACACTGATCCTCACATTAATCAGAAGTACAAGATGACCACCCAAGTGGTGGCTCGGACCGTGGGCGTTTGTTGTTGTG TGGGCATCGGTGTCGCCTTGCCGCTACTTGAGCAGATCATAAACCTGGTGGGAGCCGTATTCTACGCTATCCTGGGTTTCATCATCCCAGCTGTCCTGGAGACGGTGTTCAGATGGAATGACCTAGGGAAATACAACTGGGTCCTGTGGAAGAATATCCTTCTCCTTATATTCGGAATCGGCACTTTGTTGTCTGGCTGCACTGTCACTATTATGGATattgtcaaaatattacatagtaAAAGGGAATGA
- the LOC106131290 gene encoding proton-coupled amino acid transporter-like protein pathetic isoform X1, producing MLILAHSLVKRLPQNLKRSVHCAGCGSCVPIRLRSPSKYRDVRAAANIIKSSLGSGLLAGPLAFSNSGWGVGIVGTIIIGFICGHCIHILVKTSRGCCKVEKKPSMGYAETAKSVFMNGPKCVRPFATAASIFSEFALISTYVGVCCIYTVLISDSVKQLVDRYVPSVVWPVEYYCLIFLVPLCLLCQIKYLKFLAIFSIVANVLLMATYLICLYYVFGNDINFADKKIAGDPARYPAFVSTVIFAMEGIGVVMPVENAMKKPQHLLGFPSVLFVSMSIIVFMYSTLGLFGYFQYGDVLRGSITLNLPIDDWPAVCAKIFIASSIFFTYPLQFFIVMDIFTKYTDPHINQKYKMTTQVVARTVGVCCCVGIGVALPLLEQIINLVGAVFYAILGFIIPAVLETVFRWNDLGKYNWVLWKNILLLIFGIGTLLSGCTVTIMDIVKILHSKRE from the exons atGCTAATCCTTGCGCACTCACTCGTAAAGCGGTTGCCGCAGAACTTAAAAAGAAGCGTCCACTGCGCCGGCTGCGGTTCTTGCGTCCCGATTAGACTGCgttcaccttcaaaatatag AGACGTGAGAGCAGCTGcaaatataatcaaatctTCTCTCGGGTCAGGCCTACTAGCTGGTCCTTTAGCCTTTTCAAACTCAGGATGGGGTGTTGGTATCGTAGGAACTATTATCATAGGATTCATTTGCGGCCACTGTATTCATATATTA GTGAAAACATCCCGCGGATGTTGTAAAGTGGAAAAAAAGCCTTCAATGGGATACGCTGAGACAGCCAAATCTGTTTTCATGAATGGACCGAAATGTGTGAGACCTTTTGCAACTGCTGCTag tATATTTTCCGAGTTTGCTCTAATATCAACTTACGTTGGCGTGTGTTGTATTTACACTGTACTTATATCGGATTCAGTGAAACAG ttGGTAGACCGGTATGTGCCTTCAGTGGTTTGGCCTGTGGAATATtactgtttaatatttttagtgccACTATGTTTACTTTGccaaatcaaatatttgaaattcttGGCAATTTTTTCAATAGTTGCGAATGTCCTCCTAATGGCTACGTACCTAATTTGCCTGTATTATGTGTTTGGGAATGACATAAATTTCGCTGATAAGAAAATAGCTGGGGATCCGGCTAGATACCCCGCGTTTGTCTC CACTGTCATCTTTGCAATGGAAGGCATTGGTGTAGTGATGCCGGTAGAGAATGCCATGAAGAAACCACAGCACCTGTTAGGGTTCCCCAGCGTTCTCTTTGTTTCTATGTCCATTATCGTATTCATGTACAGCACCCTGGGTTTGTTTGGATACTTCCAATATGGAGATGTATTGAGAGGTTCTATCACTTTGAACTTGCCTATAGATGATTG GCCAGCAGTGTGTGCAAAAATTTTCATAGCTTCGTCCATTTTCTTCACGTATCCTCTGCAATTCTTCATCGTTATGGATATCTTCACCAAGTACACTGATCCTCACATTAATCAGAAGTACAAGATGACCACCCAAGTGGTGGCTCGGACCGTGGGCGTTTGTTGTTGTG TGGGCATCGGTGTCGCCTTGCCGCTACTTGAGCAGATCATAAACCTGGTGGGAGCCGTATTCTACGCTATCCTGGGTTTCATCATCCCAGCTGTCCTGGAGACGGTGTTCAGATGGAATGACCTAGGGAAATACAACTGGGTCCTGTGGAAGAATATCCTTCTCCTTATATTCGGAATCGGCACTTTGTTGTCTGGCTGCACTGTCACTATTATGGATattgtcaaaatattacatagtaAAAGGGAATGA
- the LOC106131267 gene encoding protein yellow → MGARILLLCCMASLASAAVKLQEMYSWNVLDWNYPDSTSKQQALASGALRPENALPVGVERWRNKLFVTVPRWRPGIPATLNYISLDAPYDPSPMLTPYPDWKGNELGNCETGLNTVYRIKADSCNRLWVLDTGTYGYDPNVTNVCPYTLHVYDLNTDQRIRRYVFRPEDIVSTTFIANIALDMGNSCEDTFAYFSDELGYGLIVYSWEQNKSWRFSHSYFMPDPLVGDFNIAGLNFQWGAEGIFGISTSAIGADGYRTLYFSPLSSHTEFSVSTRILRDETKVKGSYKDFKVLGPRGQDAHTTSKVVDESGVQLFNLIDQNAIGCWNTALPHRPQNVAVADKDDVGLVFPADIKIDDEKNVWVLSDRMPVFLEAELDYSDINFRIFTAPLQTLIEGTVCEPRLIPFKPVKFRAQDVAYKTAVDFPIKSQFNYVPSTIPWPSSTASYKGQPPSYMEIDYPKIPAITYNIQQFDRQRSLIKKPWYMPHNYDVYERS, encoded by the exons ATGGGAGCTAGGATCCTGCTTCTCTGCTGTATGGCCTCCTTGGCCTCAGCAGCCGTGAAACTCCAAGAGATGTATTCTTGGAACGTGTTGGACTGGAACTACCCTGACTCCACATCGAAGCAGCAAGCCCTCGCTTCAGGTGCCTTAAGACCTGAGAACGCCCTTCCAGTAGGAGTGGAGAGATGGAGAAATAAACTCTTTGTGACTGTTCCTAGATGGCGTCCCG GCATACCAGCGACCCTAAACTACATATCGCTAGATGCTCCCTACGACCCATCCCCTATGTTGACCCCCTACCCAGATTGGAAAGGCAACGAGTTGGGGAACTGCGAGACTGGGCTCAACACGGTGTACAGAATCAAGGCGGACAGCTGTAACAGATTGTGGGTTTTGGACACTGGCACGTATGGATAtg ATCCCAATGTCACCAACGTCTGCCCATACACATTGCACGTGTATGACCTCAATACCGACCAACGCATCCGCAGATACGTATTCCGTCCAGAAGACATAGTCTCCACCACCTTCATCGCCAATATTGCCCTCGACATGGGCAACAGTTGCGAAGACACCTTCGCATACTTCTCCGACGAACTCGGATACGGATTGATAGTCTATTCCTGGGAACAAAATAAATCCTGGAGATTCAGTCACAGCTATTTCATGCCTGATCCTTTAGTCGGGGATTTCAATATTGCAGGACTCAACTTCCAGTGGGGCGCTGAAGGAATATTTGGAATATCCACCTCGGCGATTGGAGCCGATGGATACAGAACCCTTTATTTCAGTCCTTTATCAAGTCATACCGAATTCTCGGTGTCCACGAGAATTTTGCGTGATGAAACAAAAGTCAAAGGATCATATAAAGATTTCAAAGTATTGGGACCGCGCGGTCAAGATGCTCATACTACTTCTAAAGTAGTAGATGAATCTGGAGTCCAACTTTTCAACCTGATCGATCAAAATGCTATCGGTTGCTGGAATACTGCTCTTCCACACCGACCTCAGAATGTGGCTGTAGCAGACAAGGATGATGTAGGATTAGTTTTTCCCGctgatattaaaattgatgATGAAAAAAACGTTTGGGTGTTGTCAGATCGCATGCCAGTATTTTTAGAAGCCGAATTAGATTACAGTGACATTAATTTCAGAATTTTCACAGCCCCACTTCAGACTTTGATAGAAGGCACTGTGTGTGAACCGCGTTTAATTCCATTTAAACCCGTGAAATTCAGAGCACAAGATGTAGCTTATAAGACGGCTGTTGATTTTCCCATTAAATCCCAATTCAATTATGTACCTTCTACTATTCCATGGCCGTCATCCACAGCGTCATATAAAGGCCAGCCCCCAAGTTACATGGAAATAGATTATCCCAAAATTCCAGCCATAACTTACAATATACAGCAATTTGATCGACAACGGTCCCTTATTAAAAAGCCTTGGTATATGCCTCATAACTATGACGTTTATGAACGATCATGA